The DNA window AATTTCACTAGCATAACACAAAAACAGGTATGCTGGCATAAATGAAGATGGAATTCATTGTCTGAGGAAAGCTGAAGCAGACTATGAATCTTATTTTGGTGGTCATTGGCATAAAAACAGAATATGGACAGGGTAAGTATGTACTACGATTATGCACAAAgaaatttcttgtttttgttgACTATCATCaaaaccttattttttttaagagcaattttaccattcttgaggaggtaccatgaattatatagaaaacagtggtacctcatggtacctcctcaaggatggaaaaatgctcttttttttaagttattgtCATAAATAACTTATTGTTGTGCGtgcttttgtattttttttttgagctcTAACCGTGTTTTTGGTTTCCCCTCCTAATCAATCTTATTTAATGCAGTATATCAAGTGGTGTTAGTCTTACACTCATAGAACCGGTGAAACTCTCATATTTTGATCGCGATATGATACGTGGTTACCCCGATGACTTTGAGCGGTATGTTGTATTAATTTAGCAAATTTGGTAAACTTTAGAAACGAGCCATATGGAAGGATCTGATTTTGTGTTCATTCTATTTATATCTGTTAATTATTAGGTCCAGCTTTGTCAGAAATTCAACTTATGACATGTTTGTGCTATGGTGTTTATCTGTTATGTACTTGCCAGTTGTTTGTTTAGACCCtcgctctgataccatgtttGCTTGTATCAATTAATGTGCTGTATTGAGCTAGAAATAATGCCTGTAATGTACAATAATACAAAGGGTTATATGGGCCTGAAACAAACTGATCAGTTATGTAGACCATAACTAGCAACTTAACATTGATAATTACATTGTTACAGATTTTCCTATTTTGCCCGTGCATCATTGgattatattgtaaaatctGGAAAGCAGCCAGACGTTTTGCATGTACATAACTGGGAAACTTCTATAGTGGGGCCGCTTTTCTGGGATTTATTTGCTCACCAGGTCAGTCATGTTAAAGCTTATTTGTTCTCGCCAATATACTCTGTTTTCTCAAAGAAAGTTTTGTTTCACTCATCAGTTTAGGACAACTGTAAAATACTGGAAATGTTTATGCTGAAGCATAGTTGAAGTTTTTATATGCTGTAGAAAATCATCTGAACATTTTGTTATTTAAGTTCTCATGTGAAGTTTTGTCTTATAAGTCATATTCAATTTTCAGGGACTTGGGAACACTCGGATAGTACTGACATGTCAAGACTTGAATTCACaagtaaatattatatatgttttatgtgaGTTGCTACTAGTTAATTGTATTTGATGTTCATGATGAAACAGACTAATCACCGTTGTGAAACATTAACTTTTCTAATATCAAATGTCtggagaataaaaaaaaggaatccTTTTGATGTAGTAAATAATATCATCCTTCAAATAttagtcaattttttttattgtgtcGTGAAATTGTTTCGCTAGACCTTGAAATTGAGAAATTGAAGTTAACTATCAGCTTACCAGCCACAGTATGGGAAAGGGACATATGTCTTTTCTGGCATTATCTATCAGGGACCTATCTGTTATTACTGGTGGGACTAGCtagttcatattttaattgagTACCCTATTGGAATATGTATATGTGCTCATGAtttgtgcattttttttgtggggCAGCCCAGACTAGGCTTAACCGATTTTCATTAAGGAGAGAAGCATGTACATGGTGTGTTTTACAAACTCAGCGGAGGTTGCTGAGTCCGGCCAGAGCCGgtgaaaaacagaaaataagaaaCGAAGGGCTACTCACAGCATTTGAAATAGCCAGCCTCTGCCCAAATGACGATCTCGTCTCTGATTTCGTTGAACAATTGTGTCGCTGATTTCGTCTTATGCTCAAAAATCCTGGCGTTCCGCTCTTTCCAAATGAGCCAACAGATCAACATGCATGTTCATGATTTGTGCATTGCTACCATCTGAAGTTTATGAATTGTGTCTTGCTTGCTTTTATCAACAACACAGCAAAATTTGGATTAACTAGAGATGAATCTTTCaaatatctttaaaatttaatggaCATTGACAAAACGAATCCTATATGCAGTGCCTAGAGGATCCAAATAAGCTGGAACTTTGCGGACTTGATCCTCAGATACTTCATCGCCCTGATCGTCTGCAGGACAATAGCAAGACAAGTCTTGTCAATGTTCTAAAGGTTAGTcttcttaaaattttaggagtCAATGCTAGGGTTGACTACTGTGATATATGACAATTGAAGACTATGCTATTGTTTATTCTAAATTTCTTTCATCTTTTTATGTCTATCCCTATGTGCATGATGAAGACATCAAAACACCAGATAGAAGTAAATTGTTCAATACATGATCCTGTGAACGATAAATATGTGAAGCTTAATTTTGGATAAGGAAAGCACCATGGCAACTGCAATCACTTGGCACTTGCATATTTGCAAGCTTTATTTCCTCCAGCCACACATCCAACTCTGATTCATGTGTTGTGTGGAACTATCATAAGGAAAACTTTGCTTGGCTGACATGAACCACACATCCAGACTCTGATTCATGTGATCTGTGAATACTCTGTAATGTAATTGATGCAAATGAAACTTAAGCTGCCTTATCCATACTACTACTTTCAATTGACATGTGTTTCTAGTCCTAGTTTCCTTGATGTCCCCAAGGAGTCTGAGCTTCAATCTATTTTGTTTTCAGGGAGGGATTGTTTACTCAAATAAAGTTTTGTTAATGTCCTCAACCCACCCAAGAGCTGTGGTTATCCAAGGCTTAGGACATGGGTTGGAAGCAACATTAACTACACACAAGTAATTGTCATCCTGTTTGCTTTCTATAGTTATCTCCCTGTAGGGTTAACGAGTGTTGGCCACCACTAGAGTTTCTTGTTTCTCAAACAAACTTCGTTCTGTTGCAGGGATAAGGTGTTGGTTGCTTCCCAATGGTTGGATGGCGAACATTGGGATCCATCCAAAGACATCTATCTTCCTCATCGGTATTCTGCAAATCACATTGAAGGAAAATCCTTTTGCAGAAAGGCACTTAAGCGACGCCTTGGATTCCATATTGATTCTTCCATTGTTGTATGCACCTCATAGTTTCCATTGTCGTGCACTTAAAAACACTTTTTTGTTTATCCATTGCAGTGTTTCTCACGAAGCATACATTGTTTGTCAGGTTGGGTGTGTCTACGATGGTTATTCAAATATTGATGATCTTAGGGAAGCTGTTCATGTTGCTCTGGATGGAGGTGCTCAGGTCTGTgttactaattattaattaccttGAGTTTGGGCTCAGAAACGTCAGGCTCTCTACTAGCATAATTTTCAGAATTAATTTTGTGTAGGTTGTCTTGATGGAATGCAAAGGGCCTGCGATGAGCTCAACTGTGCAGGCATTAAAAGAACTGAAGGTATTACTGTTCCATGACTATCATAATTCATAAGTAACCTATGTAAGATTTGTATGTTCATGGAGACTGTAAAGTAACTTTTGATTTCATTATCACTTATTTCAATTTATCAAACAGGGAGACAGAGTAATGTTTATTGAGACATACGATGAGGCCCTGGAACATTTGATATTTGCAGGCTCTGATATATTTATGTGTTCTTCCTTTCATGACCCATCACTGCAAATAGCGGTATGGAAAACCTTTTTCTAGCCTCTGCTTATCAAGCTAATGTTCACTTCTCAAGGGTGTCAAAAACAACTTAGAAAAATCAGGTGTCACATGATTTGAGGGAAGGAGGGATTCTCCAGTTTTCAGAGTATGACTAATTTGTAGATAGTAGAT is part of the Oryza brachyantha chromosome 2, ObraRS2, whole genome shotgun sequence genome and encodes:
- the LOC102712893 gene encoding probable starch synthase 4, chloroplastic/amyloplastic gives rise to the protein MEAPAIVVGAALGIRPPPRPLRRSSRVVVDRLASCCSREGRGDGRSKPHREGSNSVRLSVKANNDQETYLTDEQRKEIDIWELFSEAQRNILYLNKQRLVAMEELKKLQDENESLLQDIEVLETEMKGISTETAESSIFCELLLRIDTMAVSGMVGMAEASDLRKKVFDNRYMISSIFCDTHHMQDTELLSELRLFLRKPVEKPLHVVHICSEMDPIASCGSLATYVTGLSSALKRKGNLVEVILPKYAGINEDGIHCLRKAEADYESYFGGHWHKNRIWTGISSGVSLTLIEPVKLSYFDRDMIRGYPDDFERFSYFARASLDYIVKSGKQPDVLHVHNWETSIVGPLFWDLFAHQGLGNTRIVLTCQDLNSQCLEDPNKLELCGLDPQILHRPDRLQDNSKTSLVNVLKGGIVYSNKVLLMSSTHPRAVVIQGLGHGLEATLTTHKDKVLVASQWLDGEHWDPSKDIYLPHRYSANHIEGKSFCRKALKRRLGFHIDSSIVVGCVYDGYSNIDDLREAVHVALDGGAQVVLMECKGPAMSSTVQALKELKGDRVMFIETYDEALEHLIFAGSDIFMCSSFHDPSLQIAIRAIKYGSAPVQINFPSNGSRQTEWHDNPSTALSQYIISTYGGMSLPQALDDINKTPSQWDWRIKNGMSKVLSWDAECYDLHWEAYSAVRKL